From one Aeropyrum camini SY1 = JCM 12091 genomic stretch:
- a CDS encoding tRNA (N(6)-L-threonylcarbamoyladenosine(37)-C(2))-methylthiotransferase: protein MECTGKAGAALHGKNGRGGAVSSRKYYLEVYGCSLSEFDALIMASRLEEAGYRRVERPEDADVILVNTCAVRLDTEQRIAERLEKLRLDLPDKKYVVAGCLVRARPGLVARLMPEASLLAPQAVERVLEAVESLDHGRRLVVLEGQRDTSSMPPLPVTDAVVTVMIQEGCLGDCSFCITKVARRQVKSYSPRIIVERVREAVERGAREIRLTGTDVAVYGVDLPGRPNLADLVATILEKVEGDYRIRIGMMTPDQVEPYLDSLLDVYRDERVYKYFHLPVQSGDDEVLKIMKRNYTVEEYKAIHRKIKSRFPDAMVATDIIVGHPGETWEAFWNTVRLVKELRFEKVHLAQYSLRPHTEAASMEQVPDSVKKERSRILGGIVAEIGLELNKRYVGRRVRALVAERSWREGSMTGRLDNYTPIVLPYSEEAMGRWVYAEVEEATFFDLRSSRFELEP from the coding sequence ATGGAGTGCACAGGCAAAGCGGGAGCGGCCCTCCACGGCAAGAACGGTAGAGGCGGCGCCGTGAGTAGCAGAAAGTACTACCTAGAGGTGTATGGATGCTCGCTCTCAGAGTTCGACGCCCTCATAATGGCGTCCAGGCTCGAGGAGGCCGGCTACAGGCGTGTGGAGAGGCCTGAAGATGCCGACGTTATCCTCGTCAACACCTGCGCAGTAAGGCTAGACACGGAGCAGAGGATAGCTGAGAGGCTAGAGAAGCTGAGGCTAGATCTACCAGACAAGAAGTACGTGGTGGCTGGCTGCCTTGTCAGGGCGAGGCCCGGGCTTGTGGCGAGGCTCATGCCCGAGGCTAGCCTCCTCGCGCCCCAGGCTGTTGAAAGGGTTCTCGAAGCGGTTGAGTCGCTCGATCATGGAAGAAGGCTTGTGGTTCTGGAGGGCCAAAGGGACACGAGCTCCATGCCACCCCTCCCCGTCACCGACGCTGTTGTAACCGTGATGATACAGGAGGGCTGTCTAGGCGACTGCAGCTTCTGCATAACCAAGGTTGCCAGGAGGCAGGTGAAGAGCTACAGCCCCAGGATTATAGTGGAGAGGGTTAGGGAGGCTGTTGAGAGGGGTGCTAGGGAGATAAGGCTGACAGGGACAGATGTTGCCGTCTACGGTGTAGACCTACCTGGCAGGCCGAACCTAGCCGACCTTGTGGCTACTATTCTGGAGAAGGTTGAGGGGGACTATAGGATCAGGATAGGCATGATGACTCCCGACCAGGTGGAGCCCTATCTAGACAGCCTCCTTGACGTCTATAGGGATGAGAGGGTCTACAAGTACTTCCACCTCCCAGTCCAGAGCGGTGACGACGAGGTCCTCAAGATTATGAAGAGGAACTACACAGTCGAGGAATACAAGGCTATACATAGGAAGATAAAGTCCAGGTTCCCCGACGCCATGGTGGCTACCGACATAATAGTTGGCCACCCCGGCGAAACCTGGGAGGCCTTCTGGAATACTGTAAGGCTTGTGAAGGAGCTGAGGTTCGAGAAGGTACACCTAGCCCAGTACAGCCTCAGACCCCACACCGAGGCCGCCTCCATGGAGCAGGTTCCAGACAGTGTGAAGAAGGAGAGGAGCAGGATACTGGGGGGAATAGTGGCTGAGATAGGCCTGGAGCTTAACAAGAGGTATGTGGGCCGTAGGGTCAGGGCCCTCGTCGCCGAGCGCTCATGGAGGGAGGGCAGCATGACCGGGAGGCTGGACAACTACACGCCTATAGTCCTCCCCTACAGCGAGGAGGCGATGGGAAGGTGGGTATACGCGGAGGTGGAGGAG
- a CDS encoding translation initiation factor IF-2 subunit beta produces MAGRVLDEEAERLMDYDYLLEKLYKKVPPKSGTAEYRIPEPQIIRIGSQTVIRNFREISQALKRDPKLVARYLQKELATAASYEEESGQLILNVKVSRKVINQFLQLFMKIYVRCPTCGSIDTKLLRQERTYILKCEACGAEQPVKPI; encoded by the coding sequence ATGGCTGGCAGGGTTTTGGATGAGGAGGCCGAGAGGCTTATGGACTATGATTATCTTCTCGAGAAGCTCTACAAGAAGGTGCCGCCGAAGAGCGGTACGGCTGAGTACCGCATACCCGAGCCCCAGATAATCAGGATAGGGAGCCAGACCGTGATTAGGAACTTCAGGGAGATATCACAGGCTCTCAAGAGGGACCCGAAGCTGGTTGCGAGGTATCTGCAGAAGGAGCTGGCCACAGCGGCGAGCTACGAGGAGGAGAGCGGCCAGCTCATCCTCAACGTCAAGGTCTCTAGGAAGGTTATAAACCAGTTCCTCCAGCTGTTCATGAAGATCTACGTCCGCTGTCCAACATGCGGGAGCATAGACACCAAGCTGCTGAGGCAGGAGAGGACCTACATATTAAAGTGCGAGGCGTGCGGTGCAGAGCAGCCTGTGAAGCCTATTTAG
- a CDS encoding radical SAM protein, protein MPIYAAPEWYLVRPDALYVWRRYPQVEEKLGWYVRVMRGEEPPKFRIVRSFEVGFDSLEDVKEASTEELWREHERVAGEFRRLYRSLREGGSYEEGLEDASPSLMDVKVELVRRLASPCELCERRCRVERARGRRGACRLAWDVYVHSAFLHLGEEAPLVPSGTIFYGGCNFTCVFCQNWDVSQWKAREAVPVTPVRLAEIQDRLAEAGARNINHVGGDPVPSLHVIVESMRYASHSKPQLWNSNMYMTLEALDILVDLIDIWLPDLKFGNNRCAMRLSAVPRYWEVTTRNIRIAAEHGDMIVRHLVMPGHVECCTKPVLRWIAENLDGGVLVNIMDQYHPDNLVLRMPHKWPEIARRPSRREIEEAWRYAEQLGLDWEPVTK, encoded by the coding sequence ATGCCGATATACGCGGCTCCGGAGTGGTATCTGGTTAGGCCTGACGCCCTGTACGTCTGGAGGAGATACCCCCAGGTCGAGGAGAAGCTTGGGTGGTATGTGAGGGTTATGAGGGGGGAGGAGCCGCCGAAGTTTAGGATAGTGCGTTCTTTCGAGGTCGGGTTCGACAGTTTGGAGGATGTTAAGGAGGCTTCGACTGAGGAGCTGTGGAGGGAGCATGAGAGGGTTGCGGGGGAGTTTAGGAGGCTTTATAGGAGTCTGCGGGAGGGCGGGAGCTACGAGGAGGGTCTCGAGGATGCTAGTCCCAGCTTGATGGACGTCAAGGTGGAGCTAGTCAGGAGGCTTGCGAGCCCGTGCGAGCTGTGCGAGAGGAGGTGTAGGGTGGAGAGGGCTAGGGGGCGTAGGGGGGCCTGTAGGCTGGCTTGGGATGTCTATGTTCACAGCGCATTCCTCCACCTAGGGGAGGAGGCGCCCCTGGTCCCCAGCGGGACCATATTCTATGGCGGCTGCAACTTCACCTGCGTCTTCTGCCAGAACTGGGATGTAAGCCAGTGGAAGGCTAGGGAAGCGGTGCCTGTAACGCCAGTGAGGCTGGCGGAGATTCAGGACAGGCTGGCTGAGGCTGGCGCCAGGAATATTAACCATGTCGGCGGCGACCCTGTGCCCAGCCTCCACGTTATCGTCGAGAGCATGAGGTACGCCAGCCACTCCAAACCCCAGCTGTGGAACAGCAACATGTACATGACGCTGGAGGCTCTCGACATTCTCGTGGACCTGATAGACATTTGGCTCCCCGACCTCAAGTTCGGCAACAATAGGTGTGCCATGAGGCTTTCAGCGGTCCCCCGGTACTGGGAGGTGACGACGAGGAACATAAGGATAGCCGCGGAGCATGGAGACATGATAGTGAGGCATCTGGTCATGCCGGGCCATGTAGAGTGCTGTACCAAGCCCGTGCTCAGGTGGATAGCCGAGAACCTGGACGGCGGGGTCCTAGTCAACATTATGGACCAGTACCACCCCGACAACCTCGTCCTAAGAATGCCCCACAAATGGCCGGAGATAGCGAGGAGGCCCAGCCGGAGGGAGATTGAGGAGGCGTGGAGATACGCCGAGCAGCTGGGGCTCGACTGGGAGCCCGTGACAAAGTAG
- the tpiA gene encoding triose-phosphate isomerase, translating to MKPVLAVNMKTYRSAFGPEGRSLARDAGRVAQEADVRVILVAPLVNASSIAGVYGDVYIQHADPLDLGAHTGYTPVEAAALEGFKGVMVNHSEHKVTYRHLQAVVERARELGLEVLACADTPEEAAAAALLKPAMVALEPPELIGTGIPVSRAKPEVITRGVEAVASVDRGVAVLAGAGITSGEDAKRAVELGARGVLVASAVMKAKDPYRKMLELAEAMARV from the coding sequence TTGAAGCCCGTTCTCGCGGTTAACATGAAAACCTATAGATCCGCCTTTGGACCCGAAGGGAGGAGCCTGGCCAGAGACGCTGGCCGTGTAGCCCAGGAGGCTGACGTTAGGGTTATACTAGTGGCTCCCCTGGTTAACGCCTCCTCCATAGCCGGTGTCTACGGCGACGTGTACATCCAGCACGCAGACCCCCTCGACCTTGGCGCCCACACGGGCTACACGCCGGTGGAGGCCGCAGCCCTGGAGGGCTTCAAGGGTGTCATGGTGAACCATAGCGAGCACAAAGTAACCTATAGGCACCTCCAAGCGGTGGTTGAGAGGGCGAGGGAGCTGGGGCTCGAGGTCCTCGCCTGCGCCGACACGCCCGAGGAGGCGGCGGCTGCCGCCCTCCTGAAGCCAGCTATGGTTGCCCTCGAGCCTCCGGAGCTTATTGGGACAGGCATACCCGTGTCCCGGGCTAAACCAGAGGTTATAACACGGGGGGTTGAGGCGGTGGCCAGCGTAGACAGGGGGGTGGCTGTGCTGGCTGGCGCGGGCATAACCAGCGGAGAGGACGCCAAGCGTGCTGTCGAGCTGGGAGCCAGGGGGGTGCTGGTAGCGAGCGCTGTTATGAAGGCTAAAGACCCCTACAGGAAGATGCTGGAGCTGGCCGAGGCTATGGCTAGAGTATAG
- a CDS encoding GNAT family N-acetyltransferase, with translation MGVEGEINRFLQILRESRQRGLVVVGTRDMIGWAEKLSRYASGDCAIVAPSSKGLSSLCKAWAPPGSIERILGGEFSAAIIAVEGLIRPSIIAGAGETIRSRGFLAIVADPPGEWDPGPPGGTGLYRQYLISSIKDNPLHLWVDADAGRIVSRSTDLSEGVGTSWSLDGYKPSPASGVPRKLAAACRSESQARALEALARFLRGRWRSALVKGDRGRGKSYVLGLALAYAAWRRLIGRVIVVGPTPLSVQSMMSGLLRGLEVLGVGGYRVVRASGGEVVRVSGAWFRVAYDPPDTAEPAPLVVVDEAAAVGVARVRRLSWRAGKTLVATTIHGYEGSGRAFARLLPTILPKPYMELELAEPIRYLPGDPLERWLYRVFLLKAEPAEPEDLSELHAVEVPREVLARERRVLESVYGILVQAHYRNTPDDLLAMLESTHHRIYALTAGGTPAAVADVVIEAPEAEEEARIALDRLLYMAGASDAAFRGWRVSRIAVHEKIQRRGLGSRLLGYIEERARESGASLLTTMFSRHDVIPFWIKNGFTPFYISPRYNRVTGEKNIALAKPLDERGGEIVEAASKALSHKLVLAGSSIYRDLAAEKLALLLHSTPPSTPPLGLTRVQARHLEGFLKGEAMADQAFDAVYIAFANALLATRSWNPKDPRVIGAVARVVQGKPYSEVASIMGAETVEEAVELVEGFLREVLEDARGIWSSRVIP, from the coding sequence ATGGGTGTTGAGGGGGAGATTAACCGTTTCCTCCAGATCCTCCGGGAGTCCAGGCAGAGGGGACTAGTGGTCGTGGGTACCAGGGATATGATAGGCTGGGCCGAGAAGCTGTCACGCTATGCTAGTGGTGACTGCGCCATAGTAGCTCCATCCTCCAAGGGGCTCTCAAGCCTCTGCAAAGCCTGGGCTCCTCCAGGCTCTATAGAGAGGATACTGGGGGGAGAGTTCTCCGCTGCTATAATAGCGGTTGAGGGTCTCATAAGGCCCTCGATAATAGCTGGCGCCGGCGAGACCATACGCTCAAGAGGATTCCTGGCGATAGTGGCCGACCCGCCGGGCGAGTGGGATCCAGGTCCTCCCGGGGGGACAGGCCTCTACAGGCAGTACCTGATCTCCTCCATAAAGGATAACCCGCTCCACCTCTGGGTGGACGCCGATGCCGGGAGGATTGTTTCCCGGTCAACAGATCTCTCAGAGGGCGTGGGCACGTCTTGGAGTCTAGATGGATACAAGCCTTCCCCCGCCTCCGGCGTCCCAAGGAAGCTCGCAGCGGCCTGCAGGTCTGAGAGCCAGGCTAGAGCTCTAGAAGCCCTAGCCCGCTTCCTCAGGGGCAGGTGGCGCAGCGCCCTGGTGAAGGGTGATAGAGGGCGGGGGAAGAGCTACGTCCTAGGCCTGGCCCTCGCCTACGCCGCGTGGAGGAGGCTTATAGGGAGGGTTATCGTCGTCGGGCCCACCCCCTTGTCGGTCCAAAGCATGATGTCCGGCCTGTTGAGGGGGCTTGAGGTCCTCGGCGTCGGGGGATACAGGGTTGTCAGAGCCTCGGGGGGCGAGGTCGTCAGGGTCTCTGGAGCGTGGTTTAGAGTTGCATACGACCCCCCCGACACCGCGGAGCCCGCGCCCCTGGTTGTCGTTGACGAGGCCGCCGCAGTCGGTGTGGCGAGGGTAAGGAGGCTGTCCTGGAGGGCGGGTAAGACGCTTGTGGCGACGACTATACACGGCTACGAGGGGAGTGGCAGGGCTTTCGCAAGGCTACTCCCAACCATACTCCCCAAGCCATATATGGAGCTGGAGCTGGCCGAGCCCATACGCTACCTCCCCGGCGACCCCCTGGAGAGGTGGCTCTACAGGGTCTTCCTGCTCAAGGCCGAGCCAGCCGAGCCCGAAGACCTCTCTGAACTCCATGCTGTGGAGGTGCCTAGGGAGGTCCTCGCGAGGGAGAGGAGGGTTCTGGAGAGTGTGTACGGCATACTGGTCCAGGCCCACTACCGGAACACGCCCGACGACCTGCTGGCGATGCTCGAGAGCACCCACCACAGGATCTACGCCTTAACAGCGGGAGGTACGCCAGCGGCGGTGGCCGACGTTGTGATCGAGGCTCCTGAAGCCGAGGAGGAGGCTAGGATTGCTTTGGACAGGCTACTCTACATGGCTGGCGCCAGCGATGCGGCTTTTAGGGGGTGGAGGGTTTCTAGGATAGCGGTACACGAGAAAATACAGCGCAGGGGCCTGGGATCCAGGCTCCTTGGGTACATTGAGGAGAGGGCGAGAGAGTCGGGGGCCAGCCTCCTAACCACCATGTTCTCAAGGCACGACGTCATACCCTTCTGGATCAAAAACGGTTTCACACCCTTCTACATAAGCCCGCGATACAACAGGGTTACAGGCGAGAAGAACATAGCCCTAGCAAAGCCCTTGGACGAGAGGGGCGGGGAGATCGTTGAGGCCGCATCCAAAGCCCTCTCCCACAAGCTAGTCCTAGCGGGCTCAAGCATATACCGGGATCTGGCGGCGGAGAAGCTGGCGCTCCTACTCCACAGCACGCCGCCCTCCACTCCTCCCCTAGGCCTCACCAGAGTCCAGGCAAGACATCTAGAGGGATTCCTCAAGGGAGAAGCTATGGCCGACCAGGCCTTCGACGCCGTCTACATAGCCTTTGCAAACGCACTCCTAGCAACCCGCAGCTGGAACCCCAAAGACCCCAGGGTTATAGGTGCTGTTGCAAGGGTTGTACAGGGCAAACCCTACAGCGAGGTCGCCTCCATAATGGGCGCTGAGACGGTTGAGGAGGCTGTAGAGCTGGTTGAGGGGTTTCTAAGGGAGGTTCTGGAGGATGCTAGGGGTATATGGAGCAGCAGGGTAATACCGTAA
- a CDS encoding DUF996 domain-containing protein, translated as MASTPQDFGTARMLGIAGSALVLLGILVPLASIVGFILVLVSLYMLSKMLGEESIFRNAVISVALSIAGFLAFIFITGASLFTLATGRAFEPGEIEALSAAGIGGLILGFIVFYVLLVASAVFFRRALDTLAEKSGVDMFRYAGLAYLIGSITLIIIIGGLVLLVSWVLLLVGFIQLKAQEGGVESPTAPMQSPGVATGRI; from the coding sequence TTGGCTTCAACACCCCAGGATTTTGGGACCGCTAGGATGCTCGGGATAGCCGGGTCCGCCCTAGTTCTCCTGGGCATCCTCGTACCGCTTGCCAGTATAGTGGGCTTCATACTCGTGCTGGTTTCCCTTTACATGCTTTCTAAGATGCTTGGGGAGGAGTCTATATTCCGCAACGCAGTTATTAGCGTGGCTCTCTCGATAGCAGGCTTCCTGGCGTTCATCTTCATAACAGGAGCAAGCCTCTTCACCCTGGCTACAGGAAGGGCCTTCGAGCCCGGGGAGATAGAGGCCCTCTCGGCCGCCGGGATCGGGGGGTTGATACTAGGGTTCATAGTGTTCTACGTCCTCCTGGTTGCATCCGCCGTGTTCTTCCGGAGGGCTCTCGACACGCTTGCGGAAAAATCTGGTGTAGACATGTTCAGGTACGCGGGGCTGGCCTACCTAATCGGGTCCATCACCCTCATAATCATAATCGGGGGTCTCGTCCTCCTAGTGTCGTGGGTGCTGCTGCTGGTAGGCTTTATACAGCTCAAAGCACAGGAGGGGGGCGTGGAGAGCCCGACAGCCCCCATGCAGAGCCCGGGCGTGGCTACAGGCCGAATCTAA
- a CDS encoding alpha/beta hydrolase family protein: MTAEFSRMVSDIERLIAVEKYGVQGVVDGDKLLVIGFREGSVNAYVFDGAEAERLNREPINGVLDPGYGVGRVILVRDVSRGAEKHALFKVDPSKPGSEERLGAVEPMRILSGVDTGEAIVFTGATEEKVALYALEGDVLRELASLPGFGFVSDVRGDLIVGLGFFGGGRVSLFTSSLSTGGLRKVESKEGSFTAAAISPGMEIVAGLETAREARIVRVDPGEASIVELELPSTDIAQYKPMAITWLGYLPDGSLAVVARREGRSAVFIDGRRVEAPPGNHGKVVLWRGRLVTSHTSLSTPPRIVTIPSGEAILEGRLPGDLRSSLAASRFVWVVSFDGSRVPTLVLESGRAPKPGPTVVLVHGGPFAEDSDSWDTFATSLAATGFHVVMPNYRGSTGYGDEWRLRIIGDPCGGELEDVAAAARWARESGLARELYIMGYSYGGYMTLCALTMKPGLFKAGVAGASVVDWEEMYELSDAAFRNFIEQLTGGSREIMRSRSPINHVDRIREPLALIHPQNDSRTPLKPLIRLISELQARGKTFEAHIIPDAGHAINTMEDAVKILLPAVFFLYTQREKAKSPGGEP, encoded by the coding sequence TTGACCGCAGAGTTCTCCAGAATGGTTAGCGATATTGAGCGTCTCATAGCGGTTGAGAAGTACGGCGTCCAGGGTGTTGTCGACGGTGATAAGCTGCTCGTCATCGGCTTCAGGGAGGGCTCTGTCAACGCTTACGTCTTCGACGGCGCCGAGGCGGAGAGGCTTAACAGGGAGCCTATAAACGGTGTTCTAGACCCGGGGTATGGTGTAGGCAGGGTTATACTTGTTAGAGACGTCTCCCGGGGGGCGGAGAAGCACGCTCTCTTCAAGGTTGACCCGTCGAAGCCCGGGTCGGAGGAGAGGCTCGGGGCCGTCGAGCCCATGAGGATTCTGAGCGGCGTCGACACGGGGGAGGCTATTGTTTTCACCGGGGCCACGGAGGAGAAGGTTGCCCTGTATGCTCTTGAGGGCGATGTGCTGAGGGAGCTTGCCAGTCTACCGGGCTTCGGCTTCGTCTCCGACGTTAGAGGAGACTTAATAGTAGGGCTAGGCTTCTTCGGGGGCGGCAGGGTATCGCTCTTCACTTCGAGCCTCTCCACGGGCGGGCTAAGAAAGGTCGAGAGCAAGGAGGGGAGCTTCACGGCCGCAGCCATATCACCGGGCATGGAGATAGTGGCCGGGCTGGAGACCGCAAGAGAGGCCAGGATAGTCAGAGTAGACCCCGGGGAGGCTTCCATCGTGGAGCTGGAGCTCCCTTCAACCGACATAGCCCAGTACAAGCCAATGGCCATCACCTGGCTCGGCTACCTCCCAGACGGCAGTCTCGCGGTTGTCGCGAGGAGGGAGGGGCGCAGCGCCGTTTTCATAGACGGCAGGAGGGTTGAGGCTCCCCCGGGTAACCACGGGAAGGTTGTCCTCTGGAGGGGCAGGCTTGTAACGAGCCACACTAGCCTCTCCACGCCACCCAGAATAGTCACCATACCCTCGGGGGAGGCTATACTGGAGGGAAGGCTACCCGGGGACCTGAGGTCCTCACTAGCCGCCTCGAGGTTCGTCTGGGTCGTGAGCTTCGACGGTTCCAGGGTCCCCACCCTCGTGCTCGAAAGCGGCAGAGCCCCGAAGCCCGGCCCCACAGTGGTCCTCGTCCACGGCGGCCCCTTCGCCGAGGACAGCGACTCGTGGGACACCTTCGCGACCAGCCTCGCGGCAACCGGCTTCCACGTTGTGATGCCTAACTACAGGGGGAGCACTGGTTACGGGGATGAGTGGAGGCTCAGGATAATAGGGGACCCCTGTGGTGGAGAGCTTGAGGATGTTGCAGCTGCCGCAAGGTGGGCCAGGGAAAGTGGGCTAGCCAGGGAGCTCTACATAATGGGATACAGCTACGGCGGCTACATGACCCTGTGCGCCCTCACTATGAAGCCAGGCCTCTTCAAAGCAGGCGTGGCTGGGGCTAGCGTGGTTGACTGGGAGGAGATGTATGAGCTGAGCGACGCTGCATTCAGAAACTTCATAGAACAGTTAACCGGTGGCAGTAGGGAGATCATGAGGAGCAGGAGCCCGATAAACCACGTCGACAGGATAAGAGAGCCACTAGCACTCATACACCCGCAGAACGACAGCAGAACACCCCTTAAACCTCTCATCAGGCTCATAAGCGAGCTACAGGCCCGGGGTAAAACCTTCGAGGCACACATAATACCTGACGCGGGCCACGCTATAAACACCATGGAGGACGCGGTAAAGATACTTTTACCGGCGGTCTTCTTCCTATACACGCAAAGGGAGAAGGCGAAAAGCCCGGGCGGAGAGCCCTAA
- a CDS encoding ABC transporter ATP-binding protein: MGCAVEVRGLWKRFGGRAAVAGVSFSVGEGERACVMGPNGSGKTTLLRMVAGVLRPSEGSVFVCGYDVWGDGWREARGLIGYASQDPPMARRMTGMEYITIVGGLLGLSPGAARREARRVLEMLGFEDVLGRVVARLSGGQRRALSIALALAANPEVVVLDEPGSGLDVRARESLWSALRRVFRGRTVVFSSHDPLEAESESDRVLIMHRGRLAAWGRPRELIERYAPRPRVRVWADRVPGVLEPVHQGPGFADYLIDAPGDVARIASAYSESGILVERIEVLKPSLREVFFAVTGEEMD; this comes from the coding sequence TTGGGCTGTGCTGTGGAGGTCCGGGGTTTGTGGAAGAGGTTCGGAGGCCGTGCCGCGGTCGCTGGCGTCTCTTTCAGCGTCGGCGAGGGCGAGCGGGCCTGTGTGATGGGGCCTAACGGGAGCGGCAAGACAACGCTTCTCAGGATGGTTGCGGGGGTCCTTAGGCCCTCAGAGGGTAGCGTGTTTGTGTGCGGGTATGATGTGTGGGGTGATGGGTGGAGGGAGGCTAGGGGCTTGATAGGCTATGCCTCCCAGGACCCCCCGATGGCTAGGAGGATGACGGGGATGGAGTATATCACCATCGTAGGCGGCCTCCTGGGTCTTAGCCCCGGCGCTGCCAGGAGGGAGGCCAGGAGGGTTCTCGAGATGCTGGGTTTCGAGGATGTCCTTGGCCGTGTGGTGGCGAGGCTCAGCGGGGGGCAGAGGAGGGCGCTGAGCATTGCCCTCGCGCTTGCTGCCAACCCAGAGGTCGTTGTCCTCGACGAGCCCGGGAGTGGTCTTGATGTGAGGGCTAGAGAGTCCCTCTGGTCAGCGTTGAGGAGGGTGTTTAGGGGTAGGACTGTGGTGTTCAGCAGCCACGACCCCCTGGAGGCCGAGTCGGAGTCTGACAGGGTCCTCATAATGCACCGGGGGAGGCTGGCCGCGTGGGGGAGGCCTAGGGAGCTCATAGAGAGGTACGCGCCGAGGCCTAGGGTTAGGGTCTGGGCCGATAGGGTGCCGGGTGTGCTAGAGCCAGTCCACCAGGGGCCCGGGTTTGCAGACTACCTTATAGACGCTCCTGGTGATGTGGCCCGGATAGCCTCGGCCTATAGCGAATCAGGTATACTTGTTGAGAGGATCGAGGTCCTCAAGCCCAGCCTCAGGGAGGTGTTCTTCGCCGTCACGGGGGAGGAGATGGATTGA
- a CDS encoding ABC transporter permease, translating to MSRGRRSGFALGLASGALMTLYSLRRTPSVLLWYIGFPLLLLVIAKYIFLGGGGGPAIGVYPRDSRVYDILESMGLSPEAAESPEELVERLRSGFIAVAILEEEGGVRVLYSSDEYAPLARGLAQAVAASILGGEVGLEGEDLRTLENLLLRAAGVEVERISGDSGPERALAEYSVNLVGVESLYIALYGGMVMLIAMRRERMLDLVASSPGGSRSLLGFMTGMNLTSSIVTTLAILAGSILLGADYSGVNPLGVVAGAVLILAGLETIFLASIPISLLVKTEETAAALAGIAGFLLIFSTGLAIPREMLPGLLADVSLYFPLTLAVELGKQAIFGSATPAEALAGAWPLYITLALAGIVGVLSYRRVMALAVEE from the coding sequence TTGAGCCGCGGTAGACGGTCGGGGTTTGCCCTGGGCCTGGCTTCGGGGGCCCTCATGACGCTCTATAGCCTGCGGAGGACCCCCTCCGTCCTCCTCTGGTACATAGGCTTCCCCCTCCTGCTCCTGGTTATCGCCAAATACATATTCCTGGGGGGAGGAGGTGGCCCCGCCATAGGGGTTTACCCCAGGGACTCTAGAGTCTACGATATACTCGAGAGCATGGGCCTAAGCCCCGAAGCTGCCGAGTCTCCGGAGGAGCTGGTTGAAAGGCTGAGGAGCGGCTTCATAGCGGTGGCAATCCTGGAGGAGGAGGGTGGTGTGAGGGTTCTCTACAGTAGCGACGAGTACGCACCGCTGGCTAGGGGGCTAGCCCAGGCTGTGGCAGCCTCGATACTGGGGGGAGAGGTCGGCCTGGAGGGCGAGGACCTCAGGACCCTGGAGAACCTGCTATTGAGGGCTGCTGGTGTTGAGGTGGAGAGGATAAGCGGCGATTCCGGACCGGAGAGGGCTCTTGCCGAGTACAGCGTCAACCTCGTTGGTGTGGAGTCCCTCTACATCGCGCTCTACGGCGGCATGGTGATGCTGATAGCTATGAGGAGGGAGAGGATGCTCGACCTCGTCGCATCCAGCCCTGGAGGGTCGAGGAGCCTCCTCGGCTTCATGACGGGCATGAACCTGACGTCCTCCATCGTAACCACCCTGGCCATCCTCGCTGGCTCCATCCTCCTGGGCGCGGACTACAGTGGTGTGAACCCACTGGGGGTGGTGGCGGGGGCGGTGCTCATCCTCGCAGGGCTGGAGACTATATTCCTAGCCTCAATACCCATCAGCCTCCTGGTAAAGACTGAGGAGACCGCGGCGGCGCTGGCGGGTATAGCCGGGTTCCTCCTAATATTCTCCACCGGCCTGGCTATCCCCAGGGAAATGCTGCCAGGGCTTCTGGCCGACGTGTCACTATACTTCCCCCTGACCCTAGCTGTCGAGCTGGGTAAACAGGCTATATTCGGCTCTGCCACTCCGGCGGAAGCCCTGGCTGGGGCCTGGCCCCTCTACATAACACTAGCCCTGGCGGGCATCGTGGGTGTATTGTCATACAGGAGGGTTATGGCCCTAGCGGTGGAGGAGTAG